In a genomic window of Gadus chalcogrammus isolate NIFS_2021 chromosome 17, NIFS_Gcha_1.0, whole genome shotgun sequence:
- the LOC130370294 gene encoding 60 kDa lysophospholipase-like produces the protein MTSLAQALSYPKPSHAESLNCPPNAMPKRILRENCGDHWVLVINTGGTIGMKSHDGGLKPEPNAFVKELREMNIFHDAEYAKEKGYDRHENTLVLPSYSKNDQRVVYYILEYNPLLDSSNMTIKDWEKIGKDIEKNYERYDGFVILHGTDTMAYTSSALSFMCDHLGKPVILTGSQVPIYDLWNDGRDNLLGALLLAGLFDIPEVCLYFRNKLYRGNRVTKVDAGSFDGFASPNLPPLAMMDVDVTVYWDRLWRDKTYTKFCVSTELNCNVGLLRLFPGITTETVRSFLQRPIVGVVLETYGAGNAPDNRPDLLAALKEATDRGVIIINTTQCLKGTVSKIYATGEVLYEAGLLPGRDMTPEAVLTKLSHVLAIEGLDLQTKKMMMVENLRGEMSADLGAKRNLSDSRFIQVITKSLSISCKKELKAIRDALGPPLACAAAKIGDVEALESIREMGSILSLGDFDGRTPLHVAASEGHLKVVQYLLEHGSTIHGRDRHGDTPLSNAVLFRRKDTVRLLRKAGAHLSREQLAVSGTELCSLAAHGDLDGLQIWHVAGADLNAPGYDGQTALSVAKGAGKLEAVALLNRLLSAKDQDKLGDE, from the exons ATGACTTCACTCGCTCAAGCTTTGTCTTATCCCAAACCCAGCCACGCGGAGTCTCTGAACTGCCCCCCCAACGCGATGCCAAAACGGATCCTGCGTGAAAATTGCGGAGATCATTGGGTACTGGTCATCAACACCGGAGGAACCATCGGAATGAAGAGTCATGACGGGG GCCTCAAACCGGAGCCCAATGCGTTTGTGAAGGAGTTGCGAGAGATGAATATCTTCCACGATGCAGAATATGCCAAGGAAAAGGGATACGACCGCCATGAAAACACACTGGTCCTGCC GTCATATAGCAAGAACGATCAACGGGTTGTGTACTACATTCTAGAGTACAACCCCTTACTGGATTCCTCCAACATGACAATCAAGGACTGGGAGAAAATCGGGAAGGACATCGAG AAAAACTACGAGCGCTACGATGGCTTCGTGATCCTCCACGGCACGGACACCATGGCGTACACGTCCTCCGCCCTGTCCTTCATGTGTGACCACCTGGGCAAGCCCGTCATCCTCACTGGCTCCCAG GTGCCAATTTATGACCTGTGGAACGATGGCAGGGACAACCTGCTGGGGGCGCTGCTGCTCGCTGGTCTGTTTGACATTCCGGAG GTATGCCTGTACTTCCGCAACAAACTGTACAGGGGAAACCGCGTCACCAAAGTGGACGCTGGGAGTTTCGATGGCTTCGCCTCCCCTAACCTGCCCCCCCTGGCCATGATGGACGTGGATGTAACGG TCTACTGGGACAGGCTGTGGAGAGACAAGACCTACACCAAGTTCTGCGTGAGCACAGAGCTGAACTGCAACGTGGGCCTGCTGAGGCTGTTCCCTGGCATCACCACGGAAACC GTGAGGTCGTTCCTGCAGCGCCCCATAGTGGGCGTGGTCCTGGAGACCTACGGCGCCGGGAACGCCCCCGACAACCGCCCCGACCTCCTGGCTGCGCTGAAGGAGGCCACCGACCGCGGCGtgatcatcatcaacaccacccagTGTCTGAAGGGCACCGTGTCCAAGATCTACGCCACGGGCGAG GTCCTGTATGAAGCGGGGCTGCTGCCCGGTAGGGACATGACCCCCGAGGCGGTCCTCACCAAGCTGTCTCACGTGTTGGCCATTGAAGGGCTGGACCTGCAGACCAAAAAGATG ATGATGGTAGAGAACCTGCGAGGGGAGATGAGTGCAGACCTGGGAGCCAAGCGCAACCTGAGTGACAGCCGCTTCATCCAGGTCATCACCAAGTCGCTCAGCATCAGCTGCAAGAAG GAGCTGAAAGCAATACGTGATGCCCTGGGCCCCCCGCTGGCCTGCGCCGCCGCCAAGATCGGAGACGTGGAGGCCCTGGAATCCATCCGGGAAATG GGGAGTATCCTGAGTCTGGGCGACTTCGACGGACGCACACCGCTGCACGTCGCTGCGAGTGAGGGCCACCTGAAGGTGGTCCAGTACCTCCTGGAGCACGGGTCCACCATCCACGGCCGGGATCGCCACGGCGACACACCCCTGTCCAACGCAGTGCTCTTCAG ACGCAAAGACACCGTGAGGCTCCTGCGGAAGGCCGGAGCCCACCTGTCCCGAGAGCAGCTGGCCGTCTCGGGCACAGAGCTGTGCAG CCTTGCGGCTCACGGAGACCTGGACGGTCTGCAGATCTGGCACGTAGCCGGGGCCGATCTGAACGCCCCCGGGTACGACGGACAGACAGCCCTGTCGGTG GCCAAGGGGGCTGGCAAGTTGGAGGCCGTTGCGCTGCTTAATCGCCTCCTGAGTGCCAAGGATCAG GACAAACTGGGTGATGAGTAG